One genomic segment of Rhizobium gallicum bv. gallicum R602sp includes these proteins:
- a CDS encoding aspartate carbamoyltransferase catalytic subunit, translating into MVFFPHRHLIGIKGLTEQDITYLLDKADEAVKISRQREKKTSTLRGLTQINLFFEASTRTQASFELAGKRLGADVMNMSVGNSSVKKGETLIDTAMTLNAMRPDVLVIRHSSAGAAALLAQKVSCSVVNAGDGQHEHPTQALLDALTIRRAKGRLSRIIVAICGDVLHSRVARSNILLLNAMGARVRVVAPATLLPAGIAEMGVEVFHSMKEGLKDAEVVMMLRLQRERMSGAFVPSVREYFHFYGLDAETLKAAKDDALVMHPGPMNRGVEISSEVADGPQSVIAEQVEMGVAVRMAVMETLLVSQNRGPRA; encoded by the coding sequence ATGGTCTTCTTTCCCCACCGCCACCTCATCGGCATAAAAGGCCTCACGGAGCAGGATATCACCTACCTGCTCGACAAGGCGGATGAGGCCGTCAAGATCAGCCGGCAGCGCGAGAAGAAGACATCGACCCTTCGCGGCCTGACGCAAATCAACCTCTTCTTCGAAGCCTCGACACGGACGCAAGCCTCCTTCGAACTCGCCGGAAAGCGCCTTGGCGCCGACGTCATGAATATGTCGGTCGGCAATTCCTCGGTGAAGAAGGGCGAAACGCTGATCGATACGGCGATGACGCTGAATGCGATGCGCCCGGACGTGCTGGTGATCCGCCATTCGAGCGCCGGTGCCGCCGCACTCCTGGCGCAAAAGGTCTCCTGCTCGGTGGTCAATGCCGGCGACGGCCAGCACGAGCATCCGACGCAAGCGCTGCTCGACGCGCTGACGATCCGCCGCGCCAAGGGCAGGCTGTCGCGCATCATCGTGGCGATCTGCGGCGACGTGCTCCATTCGCGGGTGGCGCGCTCGAACATCCTGCTTCTGAATGCCATGGGCGCGCGGGTCCGTGTCGTCGCACCGGCGACGCTGCTTCCAGCCGGCATCGCGGAGATGGGCGTCGAGGTCTTCCACTCGATGAAGGAAGGGCTGAAGGACGCCGAGGTGGTTATGATGCTGCGCCTCCAGCGCGAGCGGATGTCCGGCGCCTTCGTGCCTTCGGTGCGGGAATATTTCCATTTCTATGGGCTTGATGCGGAAACTCTGAAAGCTGCCAAGGACGACGCGCTGGTGATGCATCCGGGGCCGATGAACCGCGGGGTGGAGATCTCATCCGAGGTGGCGGATGGACCGCAGAGCGTGATTGCCGAACAGGTGGAAATGGGGGTCGCGGTGCGCATGGCGGTGATGGAGACTTTGCTTGTGTCTCAGAACCGGGGGCCGCGGGCATGA
- a CDS encoding acyl-CoA dehydrogenase family protein, producing MTSAEEKLAELNQPSLWSGINAYRSDPLIVDLTAALPRGTREDLENMGRYVTSPEAQELARMANQGTPQLRTHGPRGERLDVVEFHPAWHALMRRSMSVGLHSSVWDPQADADAKDQAHKIRAARFYLTAQLESGHLCPLTMTSASVAALSASPAVQKDWAPKILSRKYDSSNKPAMQKSAVTIGMGMTEKQGGTDVRSNKSTAEKVSEGIYRLSGHKWFMSAPMSDAFIMLAQTKEGMGCFLVPRLLEDGSANGLRFQRLKDKVGNRSNASSEVEFSDTFGFLLGGADAGIRTILDMVTLTRLDCALASSGIMRASLAEAVHHTRGRTVFGKMLVNQPIMTRVLADMALDVAAATALSFRLADAFDKARGNAEEAAYARVMTPVAKYWCCKIAPALIYEAMECIGGSGYIEERPIARHYREAPVNAIWEGSGNVMALDVLRVLTRGKDLFETVFTGLARDLGPAGKKTIDVLRAAMALCERDEGAARLLVEQLALAAAAAELYRLGAGRIADAFIETRLAGGWRATYGMLDSRFDATYIVDLLYPPAG from the coding sequence ATGACATCCGCTGAAGAAAAACTTGCCGAGCTGAACCAGCCAAGTCTCTGGTCCGGCATCAATGCCTACCGGTCCGATCCGCTGATCGTCGACTTGACGGCGGCGCTGCCGCGCGGCACGCGCGAGGACCTGGAAAACATGGGCCGCTACGTGACCTCGCCGGAGGCACAGGAGCTGGCGCGCATGGCAAACCAGGGTACGCCGCAGCTTCGCACCCATGGCCCGCGCGGCGAGCGTCTGGATGTCGTCGAGTTTCACCCGGCATGGCATGCACTGATGCGCCGCTCGATGTCCGTCGGCCTGCATTCCTCAGTCTGGGATCCACAGGCCGATGCCGACGCCAAGGATCAGGCGCACAAGATCCGTGCGGCCCGCTTTTACCTGACTGCCCAGCTCGAATCCGGCCACCTTTGCCCGCTGACGATGACGAGCGCTTCGGTGGCAGCACTCTCCGCTTCGCCTGCCGTGCAGAAGGATTGGGCGCCGAAGATCCTCTCGCGCAAATATGATTCGTCGAACAAGCCAGCCATGCAGAAATCTGCCGTGACGATCGGCATGGGCATGACGGAAAAGCAGGGCGGCACCGACGTTCGCTCCAACAAGAGCACGGCCGAAAAGGTCAGCGAAGGCATTTACCGCCTGTCGGGCCACAAATGGTTCATGTCGGCGCCGATGAGCGATGCCTTCATCATGCTGGCGCAGACGAAGGAAGGCATGGGCTGCTTCCTGGTTCCGCGCCTGCTGGAAGACGGTTCGGCCAATGGCCTGCGATTCCAGCGCCTCAAGGACAAGGTCGGCAACCGCTCGAACGCCTCCTCCGAAGTCGAGTTCAGCGACACCTTCGGCTTCCTGCTTGGCGGCGCGGATGCAGGCATCCGCACGATCCTCGACATGGTGACGTTGACGCGTCTTGACTGCGCGCTTGCCTCGTCTGGTATCATGCGTGCCTCGCTTGCCGAAGCCGTGCACCACACCCGCGGCCGCACCGTCTTCGGAAAGATGCTCGTCAACCAGCCGATCATGACCCGCGTGCTGGCCGATATGGCGCTCGACGTCGCGGCCGCAACGGCTCTGTCCTTCCGCCTCGCTGATGCTTTCGACAAGGCCCGCGGCAATGCGGAAGAGGCTGCCTACGCCCGCGTCATGACGCCGGTTGCGAAATACTGGTGCTGCAAGATCGCGCCGGCGCTGATCTATGAGGCAATGGAATGCATCGGCGGCAGCGGCTACATCGAGGAACGCCCGATCGCCCGCCACTACCGTGAAGCCCCGGTCAACGCCATCTGGGAAGGCTCGGGCAACGTGATGGCGCTCGATGTGCTGCGTGTGCTGACGCGCGGCAAGGATCTCTTCGAAACGGTGTTCACCGGCCTTGCCCGCGATCTCGGCCCGGCCGGCAAGAAGACGATCGACGTCCTTCGCGCCGCAATGGCGCTTTGCGAACGGGACGAGGGCGCGGCCCGTCTGCTGGTTGAACAGCTTGCGCTCGCCGCCGCTGCTGCCGAACTCTACCGCCTCGGTGCCGGCCGCATCGCCGACGCCTTCATCGAGACGCGCCTCGCAGGCGGCTGGCGCGCGACCTACGGCATGCTCGATTCCCGCTTCGACGCGACCTATATCGTGGACCTGCTCTATCCGCCGGCAGGTTAG
- a CDS encoding TetR/AcrR family transcriptional regulator, with protein MLNECAVLEALPQAASEADKRVRDRGATEKAILRAAKALLSEEGFQNFGINAVARRAGCDKQLIYRYYGGLDGLVEAIGSDLGTWVRDRIPEDTGGMFLLTYGDLMERLALLFLQALRDDPLMRRIVAWEVSENTEQVRRLAESRSKALSQWLERMKGSLAPPKGVDAAAVNAILIAAIQHLVLSASAGGQCVGLALKTPKDWEKAATALKRIVRGVYG; from the coding sequence ATGTTGAATGAATGCGCGGTTCTTGAAGCTCTTCCGCAGGCTGCAAGCGAAGCCGATAAGCGCGTCCGCGACCGCGGTGCGACCGAAAAGGCGATCCTCAGGGCGGCCAAGGCGCTGCTCTCGGAAGAGGGGTTCCAGAATTTCGGCATTAACGCGGTTGCCCGCCGGGCCGGATGCGACAAGCAGCTGATCTATCGCTATTATGGCGGCCTGGACGGCCTTGTCGAAGCGATCGGCTCCGATCTCGGCACCTGGGTCAGGGACCGCATTCCGGAAGATACCGGCGGCATGTTTCTGCTCACCTACGGCGATCTCATGGAGCGGCTGGCGTTGCTTTTCCTCCAGGCGCTTCGCGATGACCCGCTGATGCGCCGCATCGTCGCCTGGGAAGTCTCGGAGAATACGGAGCAGGTGAGGCGGCTGGCCGAATCCCGCTCGAAGGCGCTGTCGCAATGGCTGGAGCGCATGAAGGGCTCGCTGGCGCCGCCGAAGGGCGTCGATGCCGCCGCCGTCAACGCAATTCTCATTGCCGCGATTCAGCACCTCGTGCTCTCGGCTTCGGCAGGCGGCCAGTGTGTGGGGCTTGCGCTGAAGACCCCCAAGGATTGGGAAAAAGCCGCAACCGCTTTGAAGCGCATCGTTCGCGGCGTTTACGGCTGA
- a CDS encoding transposase has translation MGTKAAKAMLLFAAMMFFAVLALDIAVPALVLSVMALSTWAVTPDASLSRQEGEAA, from the coding sequence ATGGGAACCAAAGCTGCCAAAGCCATGCTGCTCTTTGCCGCGATGATGTTTTTCGCGGTGCTTGCGCTGGATATCGCCGTGCCTGCACTGGTTTTGAGCGTCATGGCATTGTCGACATGGGCGGTCACTCCCGACGCGTCTTTGAGCCGGCAGGAAGGGGAGGCAGCATGA
- a CDS encoding DUF6105 family protein encodes MKWFLVFWLGPIAFLGGWYWLSYYDMNFGIFMLTRQVHDLTFQIYGDVLGVPPETIPPLVARAIAVDSLVVFAIIGFRKRSKLIAWWKARQASKSSDLASSESLSSAP; translated from the coding sequence ATGAAGTGGTTCCTGGTCTTCTGGTTGGGACCGATCGCCTTTCTGGGCGGCTGGTACTGGCTTTCCTACTACGACATGAACTTCGGCATCTTCATGCTGACGCGCCAGGTTCATGACCTGACCTTCCAGATTTACGGCGATGTGCTCGGCGTACCGCCAGAAACCATTCCGCCGCTTGTCGCGCGCGCGATCGCTGTCGACAGCCTCGTCGTCTTCGCCATCATAGGCTTTCGCAAGCGCAGCAAGCTCATTGCCTGGTGGAAGGCGCGTCAGGCCTCGAAATCGTCCGATCTGGCGAGCAGCGAGAGCCTGTCCAGCGCCCCCTGA
- the ruvX gene encoding Holliday junction resolvase RuvX: MTVLTIEELAAVLRSGQAIAGLDLGTKTIGLAMSDLGRRFATPRPVIKRQKFTIDAEVLLAFAAKEKVSGFVIGLPMNMDGSAGPRVQATRAFVRNMEQKTALPFVYWDERLSTVAAERALIEMDVSRAKRAGRIDSAAASFILQGALDRLSLLARSDDFEA, encoded by the coding sequence ATGACGGTGCTGACGATCGAGGAACTGGCGGCTGTGTTGCGGTCCGGACAGGCGATCGCCGGACTTGATCTTGGCACAAAGACGATCGGCCTTGCGATGTCCGATCTCGGGCGGCGCTTCGCAACGCCGCGGCCGGTCATCAAACGGCAGAAGTTCACGATTGACGCCGAAGTGCTACTTGCTTTTGCCGCGAAGGAAAAAGTCTCCGGTTTCGTCATCGGGCTGCCGATGAACATGGATGGCTCGGCCGGTCCGCGCGTTCAGGCGACGAGAGCCTTCGTGCGCAACATGGAGCAAAAGACGGCCCTGCCTTTTGTCTATTGGGACGAGCGGCTTTCCACGGTTGCGGCGGAACGGGCGCTGATCGAGATGGATGTGTCGCGCGCCAAACGTGCCGGGCGGATCGATTCGGCCGCCGCCAGCTTCATTCTTCAGGGGGCGCTGGACAGGCTCTCGCTGCTCGCCAGATCGGACGATTTCGAGGCCTGA
- a CDS encoding metal-dependent hydrolase, with translation MKITWLGHSAFRIETNAAKILIDPFLTHNPSFAGQDIKQVASGITHILLTHGHGDHVGDTISLARETGAVVLANADLAAWLGSKGVERIEMGNTGGTVSLGSFTATFTNALHSSAQITEDGVSHALGNPNGLMLHFDDEASLLHMGDTDIFSDMALLNELHQPDIGIVPIGDRFTMGGAVAALACRRYFNFKTAIPCHYGTFPIIDQTPDKFVSGMEGSKTQVKAPKQGETLSI, from the coding sequence ATGAAGATCACCTGGCTCGGCCATTCCGCCTTCCGCATCGAGACGAATGCGGCAAAGATACTGATTGATCCGTTTCTCACCCACAACCCGTCCTTCGCCGGTCAGGACATTAAGCAGGTTGCAAGCGGCATCACCCATATCCTCCTGACGCACGGCCATGGCGACCATGTCGGCGATACCATTTCGCTTGCCCGCGAGACGGGGGCCGTTGTGCTCGCCAATGCAGATCTCGCCGCCTGGCTCGGCTCCAAAGGCGTCGAGAGGATCGAGATGGGAAACACGGGCGGCACGGTTTCGCTCGGAAGTTTCACCGCCACCTTCACCAACGCGCTCCACTCCTCCGCCCAGATTACCGAGGACGGCGTCTCCCATGCGCTCGGCAATCCGAATGGCCTGATGCTGCACTTCGACGACGAGGCAAGCCTGCTCCACATGGGCGATACCGACATCTTCTCCGACATGGCGCTCCTCAATGAACTGCACCAGCCGGACATCGGCATCGTGCCGATCGGCGACCGCTTCACCATGGGCGGTGCCGTCGCAGCACTCGCCTGCCGGCGTTACTTCAATTTCAAGACCGCAATCCCCTGCCACTACGGCACCTTCCCGATCATCGACCAGACGCCGGATAAATTCGTCTCCGGAATGGAAGGCTCGAAGACGCAGGTGAAGGCGCCGAAGCAGGGCGAGACGCTGTCCATCTGA
- the gatC gene encoding Asp-tRNA(Asn)/Glu-tRNA(Gln) amidotransferase subunit GatC: MSVDLATVKRVAHLARIAVSQEEANRMVGELNGILGFVEQLSEVNVEGVEPMTSVTPMAMKKRKDEVTDGSKAEDIVANAPVSDHNFFLVPKVVE; encoded by the coding sequence ATGTCCGTCGATCTTGCCACCGTTAAGCGCGTCGCGCACCTTGCCCGTATTGCCGTTTCGCAAGAAGAGGCAAATCGCATGGTCGGCGAGCTGAATGGCATCCTCGGTTTCGTCGAACAGCTTTCCGAGGTGAATGTCGAAGGCGTCGAGCCGATGACCTCTGTCACGCCGATGGCGATGAAAAAGCGGAAGGACGAGGTCACCGACGGCAGCAAGGCCGAGGACATCGTCGCCAATGCGCCGGTCAGCGACCACAATTTCTTCCTGGTGCCGAAAGTCGTCGAATAA
- the gatA gene encoding Asp-tRNA(Asn)/Glu-tRNA(Gln) amidotransferase subunit GatA codes for MSELTSLTIAESREKLRAKEITATELTEAYISAIDAANDRLNAYIKVTPDLARVMAKKSDERIAAGQAGDLEGIPLGIKDLFATVGVHTQACSHILDGFEPRYESTVTQNLWDDGAVMLGKLNMDEFAMGSSNETSHYGAVINPWRAAGSNQQLVPGGSSGGSAAAVAAHLCAGATATDTGGSIRQPAAFTGTVGIKPTYGRCSRWGTVAFASSLDQAGPIARDVRDAAILLKSMASVDAKDTTSVDLPVPDYEASLGKSLKGMKIGIPNEYRVDGMPEEIETLWQQGVAWLKDAGAEIVNISLPHTKYALPAYYIVAPAEASSNLARYDGVRYGLRVDGKDIVDMYEKTRAAGFGNEVKRRIMIGTYVLSAGYYDAYYLRAQKVRTLIKRDFELAFDAGVDAILTPATPSSAFGIADENLASDPVKMYLNDIFTVTVNMAGLPGIAVPAGLDHKGLPLGLQLIGKPFDEETLFKTAHVIEQAAGKFTPAKWW; via the coding sequence ATGAGCGAACTCACCAGCCTGACCATTGCCGAATCCCGCGAAAAGCTGCGCGCCAAGGAGATCACCGCAACCGAACTGACGGAAGCCTATATTTCGGCTATCGATGCGGCCAACGACCGGCTGAACGCCTATATCAAAGTCACGCCCGATCTCGCCCGCGTCATGGCAAAGAAATCCGACGAGCGCATCGCCGCAGGCCAGGCCGGCGATCTCGAAGGAATCCCCCTCGGCATCAAGGACCTCTTTGCGACCGTTGGCGTCCACACCCAGGCCTGCAGCCACATCCTCGACGGCTTCGAGCCGCGCTACGAATCGACCGTCACCCAGAACCTTTGGGACGACGGCGCCGTCATGCTCGGCAAGCTGAACATGGACGAGTTCGCCATGGGCTCCTCCAACGAGACCTCGCACTACGGCGCGGTCATCAATCCGTGGCGTGCGGCGGGCTCGAACCAGCAGCTCGTTCCGGGCGGCTCTTCCGGCGGCTCGGCGGCGGCGGTTGCTGCCCATCTTTGCGCCGGCGCCACCGCCACCGATACCGGCGGTTCGATCCGCCAGCCGGCCGCCTTTACCGGCACCGTCGGCATCAAGCCGACCTATGGCCGCTGCTCGCGCTGGGGCACGGTCGCCTTCGCATCCTCGCTCGATCAGGCCGGCCCGATCGCCCGCGACGTGCGCGATGCCGCGATCCTGTTGAAGTCGATGGCAAGTGTCGATGCGAAGGATACGACCTCCGTCGACCTGCCGGTGCCGGATTACGAAGCCTCGCTCGGCAAGTCGCTGAAGGGCATGAAGATTGGCATTCCAAACGAATACCGCGTCGACGGAATGCCCGAAGAAATCGAGACCCTCTGGCAGCAGGGCGTCGCCTGGCTGAAGGACGCCGGCGCCGAGATCGTCAACATCTCGCTGCCGCATACCAAATACGCGCTGCCGGCCTATTACATCGTGGCTCCGGCCGAAGCCTCCTCGAACCTCGCCCGCTACGACGGCGTGCGCTACGGCTTGCGCGTCGACGGCAAGGATATCGTCGACATGTACGAGAAGACCCGCGCCGCGGGCTTCGGCAACGAAGTCAAACGCCGCATCATGATCGGCACCTACGTGCTGTCGGCCGGCTACTACGACGCCTATTACCTGCGCGCCCAGAAGGTCCGCACGCTGATCAAGCGGGACTTCGAACTCGCCTTCGACGCCGGCGTCGACGCTATCCTGACGCCCGCCACCCCGTCCTCGGCCTTCGGCATCGCCGACGAGAACCTCGCCTCCGACCCGGTCAAGATGTACTTGAACGACATCTTCACCGTGACGGTCAACATGGCAGGCCTCCCGGGCATCGCCGTGCCTGCCGGCCTCGACCACAAAGGTCTGCCGCTCGGCCTCCAGCTCATCGGCAAGCCCTTCGATGAAGAGACCCTCTTCAAGACCGCGCATGTCATCGAACAGGCCGCGGGCAAGTTCACGCCGGCGAAGTGGTGGTAA
- a CDS encoding YjhX family toxin: protein MDISRTEQRILHLLAQGGRIEITRDERKKIEKLQLYTREGWVFSGLDLITFRKLKQKKAIKSSSGKPYRITERGLVLVRAEQDNR, encoded by the coding sequence ATGGACATTTCCCGCACGGAGCAGCGCATTCTGCACCTATTGGCCCAGGGCGGCCGCATCGAAATCACACGCGACGAAAGGAAAAAGATCGAAAAACTGCAGCTCTATACCCGCGAAGGCTGGGTATTCTCCGGCCTTGACCTGATCACCTTCCGCAAACTCAAACAGAAGAAGGCGATCAAATCTTCGAGCGGTAAGCCCTACCGCATCACGGAGCGCGGTTTGGTGCTGGTAAGAGCCGAGCAGGATAATCGATAG
- a CDS encoding GNAT family N-acetyltransferase — protein MIHIRNAREGEADLLSEIGLRAWQKAMTAMGESDALLDAARSAFVNFTQGTWLTITVIELNGIVAGWAAREHLDETISDFWIDPAYTRQGLGSALLEEIEKDIAEQGFAKAAMQTHSGNTEAISFFQKHGYAIHWLSIAYNPKLDRDVPSVGLAKDLETEGDGIYGPGSSF, from the coding sequence TTGATCCACATTCGCAATGCCCGCGAGGGCGAAGCGGACCTTTTGAGTGAGATCGGCCTCAGAGCCTGGCAAAAGGCGATGACGGCAATGGGCGAGTCGGACGCGCTGCTGGATGCGGCGCGCAGTGCTTTCGTCAATTTTACGCAAGGCACATGGTTGACGATCACGGTGATCGAGCTCAACGGTATTGTTGCCGGCTGGGCGGCGCGCGAACACCTGGACGAGACAATATCCGATTTCTGGATCGATCCGGCCTATACCCGCCAGGGCCTCGGCTCTGCGCTTCTGGAAGAGATCGAAAAGGACATTGCCGAGCAGGGTTTCGCGAAGGCGGCAATGCAGACGCATTCGGGAAATACCGAGGCGATCAGCTTTTTCCAGAAACACGGTTACGCCATCCACTGGCTTTCAATCGCCTATAATCCGAAGCTCGACCGCGACGTACCATCGGTCGGATTGGCGAAGGACCTGGAAACCGAGGGCGACGGCATTTACGGGCCTGGCTCTAGCTTCTGA
- the gatB gene encoding Asp-tRNA(Asn)/Glu-tRNA(Gln) amidotransferase subunit GatB, whose amino-acid sequence MTIVDVRTPDPKRFIPGATGDWEVIIGMEVHAQVLSNAKLFSGASTEFGKPQNSNVSLVDAAMPGMLPVINEECVKQAVRTGLGLKAQINKRSVFDRKNYFYPDLPQGYQISQYKDPIVGEGTIVISLGPDRQGQFEDIEIGIERLHLEQDAGKSMHDQHATMSYVDLNRSGVALMEIVSKPDMRSSDEAKAYMTKLRSIVRYLGTCDGNMDEGSMRADVNVSVRRPGEPFGTRCEIKNVNSIRFIGQAIEYEARRQIGILEDGGTIDQETRLFDANKGETRSMRSKEEAHDYRYFPDPDLLPLEFDDGFIKDLAAHLPELPDDKKERFVRELGLSVYDASVLVSEKAIADYFEAVAEGRDGKTAANWVINDLLGALNRTGKDIEETPVSPAQLGAIIDLIKAETISGKIAKDLFEIVLNEGGDPVEIVEARGMKQVTDTGAIEKAVDEIIAANPDQVAKAQAKPTLAGWFVGQVMKATGGKANPQAVQALVKTKLGIEE is encoded by the coding sequence ATGACCATTGTCGACGTTCGCACGCCTGATCCGAAACGCTTCATTCCCGGCGCCACCGGCGATTGGGAAGTCATCATCGGCATGGAAGTCCATGCGCAGGTGCTGTCGAATGCGAAGCTCTTCTCCGGCGCCTCGACGGAATTCGGCAAGCCGCAAAATTCAAACGTCTCGCTCGTCGATGCCGCCATGCCCGGCATGCTGCCGGTCATCAACGAGGAATGCGTCAAGCAGGCGGTGCGCACCGGCCTCGGTCTGAAAGCTCAGATCAACAAACGTTCGGTCTTCGACCGCAAGAACTATTTCTATCCCGACCTGCCGCAGGGCTATCAGATCTCGCAGTACAAGGATCCGATCGTCGGCGAAGGCACGATCGTCATTTCGCTTGGTCCTGACCGCCAAGGCCAGTTCGAGGATATCGAGATCGGCATCGAGCGCCTGCATCTGGAACAGGATGCCGGCAAGTCGATGCACGACCAGCATGCGACGATGTCCTACGTCGACCTCAACCGCTCCGGCGTCGCGCTGATGGAAATCGTCTCGAAGCCCGATATGCGCTCGTCGGACGAGGCGAAGGCCTACATGACGAAACTCCGCTCGATCGTGCGATATCTCGGCACCTGCGACGGCAACATGGACGAAGGCTCGATGCGCGCCGACGTCAACGTCTCCGTTCGCCGCCCCGGCGAGCCCTTCGGCACGCGCTGCGAGATCAAGAACGTCAATTCCATCCGCTTCATCGGCCAGGCGATTGAATACGAAGCCCGCCGCCAGATCGGCATCCTGGAGGACGGCGGTACGATCGATCAGGAAACCCGCCTTTTCGACGCGAACAAGGGCGAAACGCGCTCCATGCGTTCCAAGGAAGAAGCGCATGATTATCGCTACTTCCCCGATCCGGACCTGCTGCCGCTCGAATTCGACGATGGCTTCATCAAGGATCTTGCAGCCCACCTGCCGGAGCTGCCGGATGACAAGAAGGAGCGCTTCGTCCGCGAACTCGGCCTTTCGGTCTACGACGCTTCGGTGCTGGTCTCCGAAAAGGCGATTGCCGATTATTTCGAGGCCGTGGCCGAAGGCCGCGACGGCAAGACGGCTGCAAACTGGGTCATCAACGACCTGCTCGGCGCCTTGAACAGGACCGGCAAGGACATCGAAGAGACGCCGGTTTCGCCGGCTCAGCTGGGCGCGATCATCGATCTCATTAAGGCCGAGACCATCTCCGGCAAGATCGCCAAGGACCTCTTCGAGATCGTGCTCAACGAAGGGGGCGATCCGGTTGAGATCGTCGAAGCCCGCGGCATGAAGCAGGTGACCGATACCGGCGCCATTGAAAAGGCCGTCGACGAGATCATCGCCGCCAACCCGGATCAGGTGGCCAAGGCTCAGGCAAAGCCGACGCTTGCCGGCTGGTTCGTCGGCCAGGTGATGAAGGCAACCGGCGGCAAGGCCAATCCGCAGGCCGTCCAGGCGCTCGTCAAGACCAAGCTCGGAATCGAGGAGTAG
- a CDS encoding GNAT family N-acetyltransferase → MYFVRTASERDLDKVRALLVEAFRSAYADLYGEAKVSELIAHLFSPAALQARLAKKNAEFLVADNGKAVGGIGYAAMSDERTKTVMLHLLYVRPSLHRQGIGRQIFAELETCFPDAEIMRLEVEPRNEKAIAFYHAHGFTDAGRNENDGPGQSGIATLVLEKQLDTH, encoded by the coding sequence GTGTATTTCGTGCGCACGGCAAGCGAGCGGGACCTCGACAAGGTCCGCGCCCTGCTGGTCGAGGCGTTTCGTTCCGCCTATGCCGATCTCTATGGCGAGGCGAAGGTAAGCGAGCTGATCGCGCACCTGTTTTCTCCGGCAGCGCTCCAGGCGCGGCTGGCGAAGAAGAACGCGGAATTCCTCGTCGCCGACAACGGCAAGGCCGTGGGCGGCATTGGCTATGCCGCCATGTCGGACGAGAGGACGAAGACGGTTATGCTGCATTTGCTTTACGTGCGGCCGTCGCTGCATCGCCAAGGCATCGGACGACAAATCTTCGCCGAGCTCGAGACCTGCTTTCCGGATGCAGAGATCATGCGTCTGGAGGTCGAGCCAAGGAACGAAAAGGCGATTGCCTTCTATCACGCGCACGGTTTTACCGACGCCGGCCGCAACGAAAACGACGGACCGGGCCAATCGGGGATCGCGACGCTGGTCCTCGAAAAGCAGCTCGACACCCATTGA
- a CDS encoding NADH:ubiquinone oxidoreductase subunit NDUFA12, which produces MKNLLLQIFTWWNGQTLGTRFATWRFGKRVGEDEFGNVYYEGGMSSYGLPKRWVIYKGYAEASAIPPGWHGWMHHRTDVPPSKESYVAKEWQKTHRPNLTGSAQAYRPPGSLAVAGERPRVTGDYDAWTPGN; this is translated from the coding sequence ATGAAGAACCTTCTTTTGCAAATCTTCACCTGGTGGAACGGCCAGACGCTGGGCACCCGTTTTGCGACCTGGCGTTTCGGCAAGCGCGTCGGTGAGGATGAATTCGGCAACGTCTACTATGAAGGCGGCATGTCCTCCTACGGCCTGCCGAAGCGCTGGGTGATCTACAAGGGATATGCCGAAGCCTCCGCCATCCCCCCGGGCTGGCACGGCTGGATGCACCACCGCACTGATGTTCCGCCGTCGAAGGAAAGCTACGTTGCCAAGGAATGGCAGAAGACGCACCGTCCGAACCTCACCGGCTCTGCGCAGGCGTACCGCCCGCCGGGCTCGCTTGCCGTTGCCGGCGAACGTCCGAGGGTGACCGGCGACTACGACGCCTGGACGCCCGGCAACTGA
- a CDS encoding DUF2155 domain-containing protein: MTLFTRNHVLRAAGFALALGSSFLPQAASAARIDNPVAVFSGLDKITGRITTFDVYVNETVQFGALQVTPKACYSRDQAEAQKIDGFVEVDEITLDRKIRRIFTGWMFADSPGLNAVEHPIYDVWLKDCKAQSEVPAPEGAAK, encoded by the coding sequence ATGACGCTTTTCACGCGGAATCATGTCCTGCGTGCTGCCGGGTTTGCCCTGGCGCTTGGTTCTTCCTTCTTGCCGCAGGCGGCGTCTGCCGCACGCATCGACAATCCCGTTGCCGTCTTCTCCGGCCTCGACAAAATTACCGGCCGCATCACCACCTTCGACGTCTATGTCAACGAGACCGTGCAGTTCGGCGCGCTTCAAGTCACGCCGAAGGCCTGCTATTCGCGCGACCAGGCGGAAGCCCAGAAGATCGACGGGTTCGTCGAAGTCGACGAGATCACCCTCGACCGAAAGATCCGGCGCATCTTCACCGGCTGGATGTTCGCAGACAGCCCCGGCCTCAACGCTGTGGAACACCCGATTTATGACGTCTGGCTGAAGGACTGCAAGGCGCAGTCCGAGGTGCCGGCGCCCGAAGGCGCGGCGAAGTAG